The genomic region CTATGCAATTGAGCGGGATGTTGCACTATGAGGTTCGCGCGGCACAGACGCCGATAGATGTGTTGCGGAATTTGAATGTTGTTTTGCAAGAGCAATTTGATGCGGCGAGTTTTGTGACGTGCTGTTTGGGGACGCTGGACTTAGAGACCGGGGAGATCGTTTTGGCCAATTCCGGGCATCCCTATCCCTATCGGGTGTCTGTGGGCGGTGATTTGCAGATGATAGAATTGATGTCTGTGCCTCTGGGTATGACGTTGCCACCCGAGGTGGATACCGAGCCGAGAGAAGCGCGTGCGTTTTTGGATTTTGGCGATATGCTGGTGCTCTACAGCGATGGGGTGACGGATATGCAAAATGCCGCGGGAGAGTTTTACGAGGAGGCGCGGCTGGAGGTTTTGCTGAAAGAACACGCAGGCGCGAGTGCCGATGTTTTGATCGATACGGTGATCGATGATCTGGTTCGGTTTCGCGCGTCGGCGGCACAGACAGATGATGTGACGCTTCTGGTTATTAAGAGGCGTTAGAGAGAAGTGAAAAAGGAGATCGATATGCGGATTTTTGTCGCGGTATGTGTTTTGATGGTGCTTCAGAGCAGTGCCACATTGGCTCAGAATGAGGCTTCGTTTGGTGTGATGGTGGAGCCAAAGGCGGCGCGCGTTGGGGAGGCTGTTGCAGTTTGGATTGATGTGGATCTTTCCGACGATTGGCATATTTATTCGGCAACGACACCGCCGGGTGGTCCCTATCCCACGGAGATTGTGCTGTCGGGCGCGGGATTTCGGCAAGTGGGGGCGGTGATTCAGCCCAGGCCTATTGTGGAATACGATCCAAATTTTGAGATGAATGTGGAATATTACCACCCCAAAGTGCGGTTTGGGGTGCGGGCAGAGGTGGGTGAGGGGATGCCGGGCGAGCGGGTGCTGTCGGGTGAAGTGATCTATATGCTTTGCAATGCGACGCAGTGTTTGCCGCCCAATACGTACGCATTTGAGATTCCCGTGGTGGTGGAGGCGGGACCTGCGCGGGCTGAGTATGTGTTTTCTTCTGATGCGACACCCCCGGTGTCGTTGGATGGCACGGGTAGCGTGGCTGATGTTGAGCGCGCGATTACAGAGGGTTTGAGCGCGTTTTTGTACCTGTCTTTGTGGATGGGTTTTCTGGCTTTGCTCACGCCGTGTGTGTTTCCGATGATTCCCATTACGGTGTCGTTTTTTACCAAGCAGGAAACGCAGAGCCGGAGGGAGTCTGTTACCAAGTCGCTGGCTTATTGCGGGGGTATTATTTTTACGTTTACCGGGCTGGGTATGGTGTTGGCGGCGACCTTAGGCGCGTCTGGCGCAGCTCTGTTTGCGGCCAATCCCTGGGTCAATTTGTTGATTACTGCGATTTTTGTGGCTTTTGCGCTGGCATTGTTTGGGCTGTTTGAGATTCGATTGCCCTACGGTTTGGTCAATAAGTTAAACCAGGTTCAGGGGGGCAGTTATGGCGCGATTCTAATTATGGGGTTCACGTTTTCTCTCACATCGTTTACGTGTACTGCGCCTTTTGTGGGGACGCTGCTGGTGCTGACGGCTCAGGGAACGTGGGCGTGGCCCATTTTGGGCATGCTGGTATTTTCGGCTGCTTTTGCCTCTCCGTTTTTCTTTTTGGCACTTTTTCCGCAGTCGCTTTCTGCCCTGCCCCAAAGCGGTGGCTGGCTAAATTCCGTGAAGGTTGTGATGGGGTTTTTGGAATTGGCCGCTGCGTTGAAATTTTTGAGCAATGTCGATCTGGTGTGGCAATGGGGTATTATTTCGCGCGAGGTCTTTATTGCGGGGTGGATCGCGATCTTTTTGCTGTGTGGTTTTTATTTGTTGGGCAAGATCCGCTTGCCACACGATTCTGCGCTCGATACAGTTGGTCCGCTGCGTTTGCTGGCGAGTAGTGGATGTTTGGCTTTTGGGCTGTATTTGATGACGGGTCTTTTTGGCGCCCCTCTGGGCGAATGGGATGCATTTTTCCCGCCTTATGGAAGTTATGGGGAAATTGCCAAGATAAGGAGTGGCGAGCCCGAACTGACCTGGCGCGATGATTACGAAGCGGGTTTGGCAGAAGCAAAGGCGACGGACAAACCGGTATTTATTGATTTTACGGGCTATGCGTGTACGAATTGCCGCTGGATGGAGGCGAATATTTTTCCAGAAAAGGAGGTGCATGCATTGTTAAAGCAGTTTGTACGGGTTCAGTTGTACACAGATGGGCGGGGAGAAAAGTACAAGCGCAATCGCGATTTGCAGGAGGCTCATTTCGGTACGGTCGCTCTGCCTTTGTACGCGATTATGACACCCGGGGGAAAAGAGATTACACATTTTCCGGGGATGACGCGCGATGTGGATGTTTTTGTCCGCTTTTTGAAACAGGGGGTCGGTCCGACAGTGGCGAGTGTGAAGTGAGAGGGCCTCACACAAAGACACAGAGACACAAAGATACAAGAAGTGGGAGGAAGACTGTCATCGCGGCATGGTGTTGAGCCGCGATCCAGAAGATTTTTTCATCGCGATAGGCCGATAAATGTGCCCAGGACGAGGGCAACGACACCGAGTAGTGATAGGAGAAGGGCGCCAATGGCTATGTGCAGCATTTTGGGTTCAAGGTGGTCGAGATAGGCTTCGAGTGTTTCGATGCCCGAGCGCATAGCGCGCTCGATGGGGTCGGGAAGGTGCTCGACGAAGGGTATTTTTCGCCGAGAGAGTTCGTCGATGTATTGAATATTTTTGATGTTGTGACGGGCGTTGAAGGTGTGTTCGACAAATTTGCGGATTGCAAAACGCTGTACCGGGTCGTGAATTTCGGATAGGTGAAGGGTTTGTGGATCAATGGTGCTGGATAGTTTGAAGCAGTGTGTGGTCTTGTCGGGATCGTCTGGGTCGGGGTCGATTTCGCCTTTGACAATGCGTCCCAATATGGTGAGGTCGTGATAGTTGAGGTAGTGATAGCGTCCACCTTTTTCGCGGCCCAATAGGCTTTCAATGCGCTGGCGCAAGATGTCGGGGTCGTCTTTGCTCTGGCGGAGGTGTTCGGAAATTTTGGTGTTGAAGCATCGGGCATAAAATTTTAGAAAGTCCCGGACAACGGGCGAGGTATAACTGCCTTTGGCGTTGATGAGACGACGCACAAAGCCGAGGTAACGGGGATTTGTGTATAGTCGCGCAGCGATGTCGAATGAGCCTGTGGTGAGTGCAGTCGATTCGCGCATCTGTGATTTGATGGCGGCGTCGATTTGCACGCTCATCTGGATCAGTGCGACGTCTTCGTCGTCTTCTCGCACGATGGACCGGGTTGGGTCCTCGGGTTCGTCGCGGGCGAGAAAGGGTGTGGTTTCGTCCGAGGCAAAGCTGCCAAGCCCGCCTTCTATGCCCTGTCCGATCATGATTCGAGAAGCGGTTTCTTCAATTCGCGCTTCTATTTTTTTTGTGAGTTCTTCGGGGAGTTCTTCGTTCTGTTCGGGTACGAGGGCAGAGATGTTGTCTGCAAAGATTTGAACTTGAGATTTGTTGTTGAATACATTGAGATAGGGTTGTTGCATTACTTCGGGCAGCAGATGCTGTGTGAGGGTGTTGCCCCGCTGTCCTTTGAAGGCGGTGTAGAGTGCTTCGTGCAGTGAGGTGAAGGGAACCACGCGTGTTGCGACGAGTGCGCGCTCTGTGCCATAGGTGAAGACGTAGAGGTTTTCCCAATAGCACTTGCGATAGTATGTCCGGCCGGTTTTGGAGGAGAAGGCGAAGCGGTATTTTGGATCGACAATGCGTTCCATCGGTTCCTCGGGAAAGGGGCTGGGGACTGGTTGGGGTGATTGCATGCGGGACGGCACAGGGACCGTCCCCTACGATGATATTGTTAATCCTGTAGGGGCGGGTCTCCGTGCCCGCCCGTTATATAATACGCATTAATTTGAAAGGTAAAAATGAATTATTTTCGGAGCAATCGATTTCTCAATACGCTGCCCGATTGGGAAACGGGTGAGCCGATAGAAGGTTCGCTGGAAAATTATTTGCCGCGTGTGCGCGCTCTGTTGCATCGCATGGATAATCCCCAGGTGCGGTTTGACTCTGTTATTGTGGGGGGAACAAATGGCAAGGGGACGGTGAGTTATTTGCTGGCTGAGTTGTTGCGGGCAGCGGGTTTTCGCGTGGGGCTTTATACGTCGCCGCATTTGCACACGGTGCGCGAGCGGATATGCGTTGATGGCGAGGTGCTCGCGCGCGATGTGTGGGCCAAAGGCGTCGCACATTTTTACGAGAAAAGCCGCGATTTTGAACGCGAAGGCTGGGGTGCGTTTAGCAAGTTTGAGGCGCTCACGGTTTTGGCAACTCATCATTTTGCGCGGGCGAATGTGGATTGGGCTGTTTTTGAAGTGGGGCTGGGTGGGCAATTTGACGCGACCAATGCGTGGGATTCAAAGGTTGCTGTGTTGACGGCGATTCATCTGGATCACACGGATGTGTTGGGCAATACGCTGCGCGAGATTGCAGCGGATAAGGTACATATTGTGCGTTCGGGAAGGCCGCTGTTTACGGGGTCAGGGCAGGCACCTGAGGTTTTGAAGTTGTTGGAAAGGGAA from Gemmatimonadota bacterium harbors:
- a CDS encoding thioredoxin family protein, with amino-acid sequence MRIFVAVCVLMVLQSSATLAQNEASFGVMVEPKAARVGEAVAVWIDVDLSDDWHIYSATTPPGGPYPTEIVLSGAGFRQVGAVIQPRPIVEYDPNFEMNVEYYHPKVRFGVRAEVGEGMPGERVLSGEVIYMLCNATQCLPPNTYAFEIPVVVEAGPARAEYVFSSDATPPVSLDGTGSVADVERAITEGLSAFLYLSLWMGFLALLTPCVFPMIPITVSFFTKQETQSRRESVTKSLAYCGGIIFTFTGLGMVLAATLGASGAALFAANPWVNLLITAIFVAFALALFGLFEIRLPYGLVNKLNQVQGGSYGAILIMGFTFSLTSFTCTAPFVGTLLVLTAQGTWAWPILGMLVFSAAFASPFFFLALFPQSLSALPQSGGWLNSVKVVMGFLELAAALKFLSNVDLVWQWGIISREVFIAGWIAIFLLCGFYLLGKIRLPHDSALDTVGPLRLLASSGCLAFGLYLMTGLFGAPLGEWDAFFPPYGSYGEIAKIRSGEPELTWRDDYEAGLAEAKATDKPVFIDFTGYACTNCRWMEANIFPEKEVHALLKQFVRVQLYTDGRGEKYKRNRDLQEAHFGTVALPLYAIMTPGGKEITHFPGMTRDVDVFVRFLKQGVGPTVASVK